Part of the Deinococcus aerophilus genome is shown below.
CCGCGTACCTGGCAGGAGAGTCGGACGAATTGCCCACACAGCTGCCGCCCACGCTGGACCTGCACCTGTCGCGGGTTGCCGAGGTACGCTACGGCGAGAACCCGCACCAGCCGGGCGCGGTCTACCGCTGGGGCGGAGCGAGCGGTCCGGTGCTCGACGCCCGCGTGGTGGCGGGCAAGCCCATGAGCTTCAACAATTACGCCGACGCCGACGCGGCCTGGGCCCTGTGCCAGGAACTGGGCGCACAGGAAGAAGGAGTCGTGTGTGTGGCGGTCAAGCACGGCAATCCCTGCGGTGTGGCGCGGGCCGACGACGCGCGGGCCGCGTGGGAACTGGCGCGCGACGCCGACACCCTGAGCGTCTTCGGCGGGGTCGTGGCCCTGAACGGCACGGTGGACCTCACGGCGGCCCAGGCGATGCGCGGCACCTTTCTGGAAGTTCTGATCGCGCCCGACGTGACGCCCGAGGCGGTCGGGTGGTTCGCCGCCAAGAAGCCGGACCTGCGCGTTCTGATCGCCGGACCCTCGGCCCGGATCAGCGTGCTGGACCTGCGCCCGCTGGCCGGTGGGTTCGCCGTGCAGGAGCGCGACGCCCGGCCCTGGGATGACCTGTGTCCCGAGGTGGTCACCCGGCGTCAGCCGCGCGAGGAAGAATGGAACGATCTGCGCTTCGCGTGGGGCGTGGTCAAGCATGCCCGCAGCAACGCGGTGGTGCTGGCCCGCGGCGGCGTGACGGTGGGCCTGGGTGCGGGGGCGGTCAGCCGCATCTGGGCCGCCGAACGCGCCGTGGCGAACGCGGGCGGGCGCGCACACGGCGCGTCGCTGGCCTCGGAGGCCTTCTTTCCCTTCGATGATGTGGTGCGGCTGGCCGCGGGCGCGGGGGTCACGGCCATCCTGCAACCCGGCGGCGCCAAGCGTGACCCCGAAGTGGTTGCCGCCGCCGACGAACTGGGCCTGAGCATGGTCTTTACCGGCTCACGGCACTTCCGGCACTAGGGTGGAAGCGATGTCCGACGCCCACCCCTCCGCCGGTTCGCCGCTGCTGGGCAAACCCCTGGCCGACGGGGTGCTTCAGGGGGTGCGCGAAGCGCTCACACAGTGGAGCGGCATGGAGCCTCCCTTCCGGCCCCATCTCGTCAGCGTGCTGGCCTCCGACGACGACGCCTCCCGGGTCTACGTGGACAGCAAGGCGCGGCGGGCGCGGCGGCTGGGCGTGGACTTCAGCGTGCGGGACCTGGGGGCCACCACCTCGCAGGAACAGCTGGAAGCGGCCCTGCGGGAACTCTCACAGGACGAGGCGGTACACGGCGTCGTGCTGGAGCTGCCGCTGGCCGCCGGCCTGGACGCAGACGCGGCGCTGCTGTGCGTGGCCCCGCGCAAGGACGTCGAGGGGCTGACGCCCGCCAACCTTGCCCTGATCGCCGCAGGCCGGGAGACCGAGGCCCTGCTGCCCCCCACGCCACGCAGCGTGCGCTTTCTGCTGCGGCGCGCGCTGGGCGACGACCTGCGTGGCCGGCGGGTGGCGGTGATCGGACCGGGCCGCACGGTGGGCCGCCCGCTGACCTTCATGCTGAACAACCGGGGCGTGACCGTCACGCTGTGCAACGAACATACCCGTGACCTGACCGGGGCCCTTGCCCCCCAGGACGCCGTGGTGGTCGCCGTGGGCCACACCGGACTGCTGCATGCCGGACACCTCCAGGCCCATCACGTGGTGATTGACGCCGGGATCAATGTTCAGGCGGACGGCACCGTGGTGGGCGACGCCCAGGCGGGGCTGCCTGTGCGCGCCCAGACTCCGGTGCCCGGCGGCGTGGGTCCGCTGACCAGCGCC
Proteins encoded:
- the purH gene encoding bifunctional phosphoribosylaminoimidazolecarboxamide formyltransferase/IMP cyclohydrolase; the protein is MSRRALISVSDKTGVVEFARSLSQRGWELLSTGGTFTALSQAGVPVTAVSDVTGFPEMLGGRVKTLHPAIHGGILARREAGHLAELEAQGLDTIDLVCVNLYPFRETVARGAPDAEAIENIDIGGPAMIRSAAKNHAGVLVLVDPADYGVALQEEVPASERRRLAAKAYRHTSEYDAAITAYLAGESDELPTQLPPTLDLHLSRVAEVRYGENPHQPGAVYRWGGASGPVLDARVVAGKPMSFNNYADADAAWALCQELGAQEEGVVCVAVKHGNPCGVARADDARAAWELARDADTLSVFGGVVALNGTVDLTAAQAMRGTFLEVLIAPDVTPEAVGWFAAKKPDLRVLIAGPSARISVLDLRPLAGGFAVQERDARPWDDLCPEVVTRRQPREEEWNDLRFAWGVVKHARSNAVVLARGGVTVGLGAGAVSRIWAAERAVANAGGRAHGASLASEAFFPFDDVVRLAAGAGVTAILQPGGAKRDPEVVAAADELGLSMVFTGSRHFRH
- a CDS encoding bifunctional 5,10-methylenetetrahydrofolate dehydrogenase/5,10-methenyltetrahydrofolate cyclohydrolase, which produces MSDAHPSAGSPLLGKPLADGVLQGVREALTQWSGMEPPFRPHLVSVLASDDDASRVYVDSKARRARRLGVDFSVRDLGATTSQEQLEAALRELSQDEAVHGVVLELPLAAGLDADAALLCVAPRKDVEGLTPANLALIAAGRETEALLPPTPRSVRFLLRRALGDDLRGRRVAVIGPGRTVGRPLTFMLNNRGVTVTLCNEHTRDLTGALAPQDAVVVAVGHTGLLHAGHLQAHHVVIDAGINVQADGTVVGDAQAGLPVRAQTPVPGGVGPLTSALMYQNLVRAVKLQRGEAVE